In a single window of the Amycolatopsis sp. cg5 genome:
- a CDS encoding MFS transporter: protein MNFFALHPTLRIRIGVGFVNRLLDSMITSFMAIYLAFRFGIAVAGILMFVVVSLGVIGMLVGGHISDTRGRRATLLLAEFGGFASFALMAVADASSATLLVYAGYLVNKFAASLALPANDAMIVDVTTPEDRKQVYTMNYWATNLALAIGGLLGGFLYNGHFTLLLGGAAACTAGVFAVTYFLISESKPSEAVVAPRASVLREFSAGYRLVLRDAMFIRFMVAATLIMAIEFQLVNYVGVRLSHDLPNGVEILGILRAENTALVVVLALFSHLLFRRLSDKVRLYAGVGLFTAGYMVLAVSNTGWVLLIAGAVFTVGELMNVPVKQAMLANMVPDQARTRYMAVYNLNIRVAQMLAAGCITLGALVPPWGIALLYGLAGLVVVAQFRVLLARTAAPEPVPA from the coding sequence ATGAACTTCTTCGCGCTGCATCCGACCTTGCGCATCCGCATCGGCGTCGGCTTCGTCAACCGCCTGCTCGACTCGATGATCACCTCGTTCATGGCGATCTATCTGGCCTTCCGCTTCGGCATCGCGGTCGCGGGCATCCTGATGTTCGTGGTCGTCTCGCTCGGCGTGATCGGCATGCTCGTCGGCGGCCACATCTCCGACACCCGAGGCCGCCGCGCCACCTTGCTCCTGGCCGAGTTCGGCGGCTTCGCCAGCTTCGCCCTGATGGCCGTCGCCGACGCGTCGTCCGCGACCCTACTCGTCTACGCGGGCTACCTGGTCAACAAGTTCGCGGCCAGCCTCGCCCTGCCCGCGAACGACGCGATGATCGTCGACGTCACAACGCCGGAGGACCGCAAGCAGGTCTACACGATGAACTACTGGGCGACGAACCTCGCACTCGCCATCGGCGGCCTGCTCGGCGGCTTCCTCTACAACGGCCACTTCACGTTGTTGCTGGGCGGAGCGGCCGCCTGCACGGCGGGCGTCTTCGCGGTGACGTACTTCCTCATCTCGGAGTCCAAGCCCTCGGAAGCCGTGGTCGCACCGCGCGCTTCGGTCTTGCGTGAGTTCTCGGCGGGCTACCGGCTCGTGCTGCGGGACGCGATGTTCATCCGCTTCATGGTCGCGGCGACGTTGATCATGGCGATCGAGTTCCAGCTGGTCAACTACGTCGGCGTCCGGCTGTCGCACGACCTGCCCAACGGCGTCGAGATCCTGGGCATCCTCCGCGCGGAGAACACGGCACTGGTCGTGGTGCTCGCGCTGTTCTCGCACCTGCTGTTCCGCCGGCTTTCGGACAAGGTGCGGCTGTACGCCGGGGTCGGGCTGTTCACCGCCGGGTACATGGTGCTGGCGGTGTCGAACACCGGCTGGGTACTGCTGATCGCGGGCGCGGTGTTCACGGTCGGTGAGCTGATGAACGTCCCGGTCAAGCAGGCGATGCTGGCGAACATGGTCCCCGACCAGGCCCGCACCCGGTACATGGCGGTGTACAACCTCAACATCCGGGTCGCCCAGATGCTCGCGGCAGGCTGCATCACGCTGGGGGCTCTGGTCCCACCTTGGGGTATCGCGCTGCTGTACGGCCTGGCCGGGCTCGTGGTGGTCGCCCAGTTCCGGGTGCTGCTCGCCCGGACCGCGGCTCCGGAGCCTGTTCCGGCCTAG
- a CDS encoding ATP-grasp domain-containing protein, producing the protein MVTPLVMVMPYKAFVKKATQEGFAVSAIWDPSLASVMPTGPAGFPAYLKEVEGLAEDFVLTDFADPEEFAEIIAKVAANSGAQQIYHVGQETSMLAAYEIADELGKAVNPPRSIRLLNDKAEMRKLLTAHGLSSVQYAYAQRWQDVADMIGEFRLPAIVKPTDLAGSRGVLKLTDHAQLAGWGKLLESYDYTGPVLIEEFLDGPEFSVESISVRGEHHIIGVTRKILGPPPSVVEAGHVHPVAESSQTKAIATLTKHLLRVTGYQNGPAHTEVIWTKRGPKIVESQARLGGDRIPQLVEMATGFDIERAIFRALKGEALDPKTRSDVARVHYFSFTPGVLRSVDGLDAVRSLEYVAELSFPFAPGDVIPETVDSKTRHGYVTLSGKDEAETETRLELIKSLVKVVTE; encoded by the coding sequence ATGGTCACCCCACTTGTGATGGTGATGCCCTACAAGGCTTTCGTGAAGAAGGCCACGCAAGAGGGGTTCGCCGTCAGCGCCATCTGGGACCCGTCACTGGCCTCGGTCATGCCGACCGGGCCAGCCGGTTTCCCCGCCTATCTCAAGGAAGTCGAGGGTCTCGCCGAAGACTTCGTCCTCACCGACTTCGCGGACCCCGAGGAGTTCGCCGAGATCATCGCGAAGGTCGCGGCGAACTCCGGCGCCCAGCAGATCTACCACGTCGGCCAGGAGACCAGCATGCTCGCCGCGTACGAGATCGCGGACGAGCTGGGCAAGGCGGTCAACCCGCCGCGCTCGATCCGGCTGCTCAACGACAAGGCCGAGATGCGCAAACTCCTGACCGCGCATGGTCTTTCGAGCGTCCAGTACGCGTATGCCCAGCGCTGGCAGGACGTCGCGGACATGATCGGCGAGTTCCGCCTGCCCGCGATCGTCAAGCCGACGGACCTGGCGGGCAGCCGGGGCGTACTCAAGCTGACCGACCACGCGCAGCTCGCGGGCTGGGGCAAACTGCTGGAGTCCTACGACTACACCGGCCCGGTGCTGATCGAGGAGTTCCTCGACGGCCCGGAGTTCAGCGTCGAGAGCATCTCGGTGCGCGGCGAGCACCACATCATCGGCGTCACCCGCAAGATACTCGGCCCGCCGCCCTCGGTGGTCGAGGCCGGTCACGTGCACCCGGTCGCCGAGTCGTCGCAGACCAAGGCGATCGCCACGCTGACCAAGCATCTGCTGCGCGTCACCGGCTACCAGAACGGCCCCGCGCACACCGAGGTCATCTGGACCAAGCGCGGCCCGAAGATCGTCGAGTCGCAGGCCAGGCTCGGCGGCGACCGCATCCCCCAGCTCGTCGAGATGGCCACCGGCTTCGACATCGAGCGCGCCATCTTCCGCGCCTTGAAGGGCGAAGCCCTGGACCCGAAGACCCGCTCGGACGTGGCACGCGTGCACTACTTCTCCTTCACACCAGGCGTTCTGCGCTCGGTCGACGGCCTCGACGCGGTGCGCTCGCTGGAGTACGTCGCCGAGCTGAGCTTCCCGTTCGCGCCGGGCGACGTCATCCCCGAGACGGTCGACTCGAAGACCCGCCACGGCTACGTCACGCTGTCCGGAAAGGACGAAGCCGAGACCGAGACTCGGCTGGAACTGATCAAGTCGCTGGTCAAGGTCGTGACGGAATGA